From Brevibacillus marinus, a single genomic window includes:
- a CDS encoding acyl-CoA thioesterase: MFTTIIRPRVSETDGMGHINNTTIPVWFEAGREGIFRIFTPDLSFKNWKAVMVNMNIDFIKEIYYGMDVEVYTWIGKVGNSSFLVKEELYQDGHLCARGTATYVNFNQATRKAEPIPQSIRDQLEFHRREE; encoded by the coding sequence ATGTTTACTACAATCATTCGTCCGCGCGTCTCTGAAACCGATGGCATGGGACATATCAACAATACGACGATACCCGTTTGGTTTGAGGCAGGTCGGGAAGGTATTTTTCGAATCTTCACACCAGATCTTTCATTCAAGAACTGGAAAGCTGTTATGGTCAACATGAACATTGATTTCATAAAGGAGATCTATTACGGAATGGACGTAGAAGTCTATACCTGGATTGGTAAGGTGGGAAACAGCAGCTTTCTGGTCAAAGAAGAACTGTACCAGGACGGTCACCTCTGTGCACGCGGGACCGCTACCTATGTGAACTTCAACCAGGCTACGCGGAAAGCAGAACCCATCCCGCAATCGATTCGAGATCAGTTGGAATTTCACAGACGGGAGGAGTAA
- a CDS encoding acetyl-CoA C-acetyltransferase, translating to MQDVYIVGAARTAIGRFGGSLQPLNSSSLAAVVIREAIQRAHVDPHLIDEVILGNVYQAGGKGNPARQAAVQAGIPVEIPSMTINKQCGSGMRSITLGYQQILSGEADIIVAGGTESMSNVPHLLLGARWGNKLGAFRSEDSLLYDGLHCAIEGYHMGVTAENLAERYKISREEQDRFAWESQNKAIQAIKTGRFVEEIVPVTVTTQKGTTVFQTDEHPRETSLERLSTLPPAFKRDGTVTAGNASGINDGAAAVVLVSEKMVKAYGFTPLARIRSVAAAGVPPSIMGIGPVPASRKALSKADLRLEDVELFEVNEAFAAQTLAVIKELDLDPAKVNVNGGAIALGHPVGCSGARIVVTLVYEMIRSNKNTGLATLCIGGGQGTAMVLERV from the coding sequence ATGCAAGATGTTTATATCGTAGGTGCGGCCCGAACTGCTATTGGACGTTTTGGAGGAAGTCTTCAACCACTGAATTCCTCGTCACTGGCGGCAGTGGTCATCAGGGAAGCCATTCAGCGTGCCCATGTCGATCCCCATCTGATTGACGAAGTAATCCTTGGCAACGTCTATCAGGCCGGGGGGAAAGGCAATCCTGCTCGACAAGCGGCTGTGCAAGCAGGAATCCCAGTTGAAATTCCATCCATGACGATCAATAAACAATGTGGCTCGGGCATGCGCTCCATCACCTTGGGGTATCAACAAATCCTGAGCGGAGAGGCGGATATCATCGTAGCGGGTGGTACAGAAAGCATGAGCAATGTCCCTCACCTGTTGCTCGGTGCGCGTTGGGGGAACAAACTGGGGGCGTTCCGTTCCGAAGACAGTTTGCTTTACGATGGCTTGCACTGTGCCATTGAGGGGTATCACATGGGAGTAACAGCGGAAAATCTGGCAGAAAGATACAAGATTTCCCGCGAAGAACAGGACCGTTTTGCCTGGGAAAGTCAGAACAAGGCCATCCAGGCAATTAAAACAGGACGTTTTGTTGAAGAGATTGTCCCTGTCACTGTTACCACTCAAAAAGGAACCACCGTGTTTCAAACGGACGAACATCCACGTGAAACGAGCTTAGAGAGGTTGTCGACTCTACCTCCGGCGTTCAAACGTGATGGTACCGTGACGGCAGGCAATGCGTCGGGAATCAATGATGGGGCGGCGGCGGTTGTTCTCGTCTCTGAGAAAATGGTGAAAGCGTACGGATTTACGCCATTGGCCAGGATTCGTTCGGTTGCAGCAGCAGGAGTCCCGCCATCGATAATGGGGATCGGCCCGGTTCCCGCCTCCCGCAAAGCGTTGAGTAAGGCCGATTTACGTCTTGAAGATGTTGAACTGTTCGAAGTGAATGAAGCATTTGCAGCTCAGACGCTGGCGGTCATCAAAGAACTGGATCTCGATCCAGCCAAAGTCAACGTTAACGGGGGAGCAATTGCGCTGGGGCATCCAGTTGGCTGTTCTGGTGCACGAATCGTGGTTACCTTGGTTTATGAAATGATACGTTCCAACAAGAACACGGGCCTTGCCACATTGTGCATCGGTGGCGGTCAAGGGACAGCGATGGTTTTGGAACGAGTGTAA
- a CDS encoding acyl-CoA dehydrogenase family protein produces the protein MVSINTSNRLSIHEKEVTDTMQLTESQLNVRESVRRLAAERIAPQAKTVDEAAAFPWENFRLLGEHGLFGLHIPVSYGGKGFDLLCSSLAVEEIAAVCASTSVLLCTQALVTYTLLLGGSEGQKRRFLPPLAQGKVPGAFGVTEASAGSDVSNTQTTAEKTESGYVLNGRKVFITNAGEAGIYIILTRTSEHRTRGLSLFVVEQGTPGLSFGEKDEWMGMRGSVTREVILENVWVPHDHLIGNEGEGFQTIMNVFNRTRTLVGAQGVGIARGAFEYVLRYLQERKQFGTSLSDFQMIQGTLADLAMQIEASRLLVHQASQKIDAKAQGVEMYASMAKCHATDTAMKVTTEAVQLMGAYGYSRKNPVERMMRDAKVTQIYDGTNQIQRLIIARQLLRQ, from the coding sequence GTGGTTTCTATCAATACGAGTAATCGTCTCTCAATCCATGAGAAAGAAGTGACTGACACGATGCAGCTGACCGAATCGCAGTTGAATGTAAGAGAGTCTGTCCGCCGTTTGGCCGCAGAAAGGATCGCCCCACAGGCAAAAACGGTTGATGAAGCGGCAGCTTTCCCCTGGGAGAACTTCCGCTTACTTGGAGAACACGGCTTGTTTGGATTACACATCCCGGTATCCTATGGTGGCAAAGGATTCGATTTGCTGTGTAGTTCACTAGCCGTTGAAGAAATCGCCGCCGTCTGTGCTTCGACATCGGTGCTGTTATGCACGCAGGCACTGGTTACGTATACGCTCCTGCTCGGCGGCAGCGAGGGACAAAAGCGACGTTTTCTACCTCCTCTTGCTCAAGGGAAAGTACCCGGTGCATTTGGCGTAACAGAAGCAAGTGCCGGTTCCGACGTATCCAACACTCAAACCACGGCGGAGAAAACCGAGAGTGGCTACGTGCTCAACGGTCGGAAGGTGTTTATTACCAACGCCGGTGAAGCCGGCATTTACATCATTCTCACCCGAACATCCGAGCATCGCACAAGAGGGCTTAGCTTATTTGTTGTGGAGCAAGGAACCCCTGGCCTTTCATTTGGCGAGAAGGACGAGTGGATGGGAATGCGGGGATCGGTAACACGCGAGGTGATCTTGGAAAACGTCTGGGTACCGCATGACCATTTGATCGGGAATGAAGGGGAAGGGTTTCAAACCATCATGAATGTGTTCAATCGTACTCGTACGTTGGTAGGGGCGCAGGGAGTGGGAATCGCGAGAGGGGCTTTCGAGTATGTACTGCGTTACCTCCAGGAGCGCAAGCAGTTTGGTACGTCACTCAGCGATTTTCAAATGATACAGGGAACACTGGCAGATTTGGCGATGCAAATCGAAGCGTCCAGGCTGCTGGTCCACCAAGCTTCGCAAAAGATTGACGCGAAAGCTCAAGGCGTGGAAATGTACGCCTCCATGGCCAAATGCCATGCTACGGACACCGCGATGAAGGTGACAACGGAAGCCGTTCAACTCATGGGAGCGTACGGGTACTCGCGCAAGAATCCCGTGGAAAGAATGATGCGGGACGCCAAAGTGACGCAAATCTATGACGGGACAAACCAAATCCAGCGACTCATCATCGCGAGACAGCTGTTGCGTCAATGA
- a CDS encoding 3-hydroxyacyl-CoA dehydrogenase family protein, whose product MVVGAGLMGAGIAQVSAKAGYQVTLVDRTDADLQRGKAQIEKSAATLVKKGSYLPDDPELLLSRIHFTTQLKEGKDADLVIEAVPERLSIKQEVFRELDEIVKADAILASNTSSLSIAAISSVTRRPDQVIGMHFFSPVPNMKLLELVRSIITSEQTVQIAQAVGEKMGKETIVAPDYPGFIVNRVLVPMMNEAAFLVMEGNDPEEVDRGLMLGANHPIGPLRLADYCGLDTTLYTLESLYEGFNDPKYRPCPLFKRMVEAGMLGKKSGRGFYQYE is encoded by the coding sequence ATGGTTGTCGGAGCTGGATTGATGGGGGCGGGAATTGCCCAAGTGTCAGCCAAGGCAGGCTATCAGGTAACACTGGTGGACAGAACAGATGCCGATTTGCAAAGAGGAAAGGCACAAATTGAAAAAAGTGCCGCGACTCTTGTAAAAAAAGGGAGCTATCTTCCGGACGATCCCGAGCTACTGCTTAGCCGGATACATTTCACAACCCAATTAAAAGAAGGAAAAGACGCCGATCTGGTAATCGAAGCAGTACCGGAAAGGCTGTCCATCAAACAAGAAGTGTTTCGGGAACTGGATGAAATCGTGAAAGCGGATGCGATACTGGCCAGCAATACATCTTCGCTGTCCATTGCCGCCATCAGTTCGGTCACTCGTCGTCCTGATCAAGTGATCGGCATGCACTTTTTCAGTCCTGTTCCGAACATGAAGTTGCTGGAACTGGTTCGCTCGATCATCACGTCTGAGCAGACGGTACAGATCGCCCAGGCAGTAGGGGAGAAGATGGGTAAAGAAACGATTGTCGCTCCCGATTATCCTGGTTTTATTGTGAACCGCGTGCTGGTGCCGATGATGAACGAAGCTGCTTTCCTGGTGATGGAAGGAAACGATCCAGAGGAAGTGGACCGGGGACTGATGCTTGGTGCCAATCATCCGATAGGCCCGCTTCGACTGGCAGATTATTGCGGCTTGGATACCACATTGTATACACTGGAAAGTTTGTACGAAGGATTTAACGATCCCAAGTACCGCCCCTGCCCGCTGTTCAAACGCATGGTTGAAGCAGGCATGCTCGGCAAAAAATCCGGCCGTGGTTTCTATCAATACGAGTAA
- a CDS encoding MerR family transcriptional regulator — protein sequence MSMKVKEVADLVGVSIRTLHHYHEIGLLTPTEITDSGYRLYSEDDLAKLQQILFFKELGFSLKEIKNMMSNPAYDRLEALVLQRKMLEEKRKRFAKMIAAIDKTIQHMKGEIEMTNEERFAGLTFRHDPYEEEARKRWGDESVNQAQAKLAGMSDDELQGLAEKWEMIFRQLAQLRQQSPESPDVQTAIKAWYDFLNENFAQYSLEAFAGLGQLYVDDPRFTQNIDKYGEGLAEFMSKAMKVFAEKNS from the coding sequence GTGAGCATGAAAGTGAAAGAAGTTGCGGACTTGGTTGGCGTCAGCATCCGGACGCTGCATCATTATCACGAGATTGGCTTGTTAACGCCCACAGAGATCACCGATTCCGGATATCGTCTTTACTCCGAAGATGACCTTGCAAAGCTGCAGCAAATCTTATTTTTTAAGGAGTTGGGGTTCTCGCTCAAGGAGATCAAAAACATGATGAGCAATCCCGCGTATGATCGACTGGAAGCGTTGGTCTTGCAAAGAAAAATGCTGGAGGAGAAACGGAAGCGGTTCGCCAAGATGATTGCCGCGATTGATAAAACGATTCAACATATGAAAGGGGAGATCGAGATGACGAACGAAGAACGCTTTGCGGGCCTTACCTTTCGTCACGATCCATATGAGGAGGAAGCCCGGAAACGTTGGGGCGATGAATCTGTCAATCAGGCACAAGCGAAACTGGCGGGGATGTCCGATGATGAATTACAAGGATTGGCGGAAAAATGGGAGATGATCTTTCGTCAGCTCGCACAGCTTCGGCAGCAATCTCCCGAATCGCCAGACGTGCAAACGGCCATCAAAGCATGGTACGACTTTTTAAATGAAAACTTTGCGCAATACTCGCTCGAAGCATTTGCCGGATTAGGGCAGCTTTATGTGGATGATCCACGCTTCACCCAAAACATCGACAAGTACGGCGAAGGTTTGGCGGAATTTATGAGCAAAGCGATGAAGGTTTTTGCGGAAAAGAACAGTTAA